In Musa acuminata AAA Group cultivar baxijiao chromosome BXJ3-9, Cavendish_Baxijiao_AAA, whole genome shotgun sequence, a single genomic region encodes these proteins:
- the LOC103996804 gene encoding uncharacterized protein LOC103996804 — protein sequence MGKTGDRDWMQIYAIYGTDRWQTVAFLALHATLFAAIALLLLLRFPSSLAFLRSLLPAAVPLTALRFLAGLAGSTAALSALCLLYAAGSVLHSSLALRWEMAQRMVAAVPDWSAVRTALDVGCGRGILLNAVAMQMKKEGSGGRVVGLDRRRETAVEALRRAGAEGVQEYVTCREGDARRLPFADGYFDVVVSASGLGAAAAEERGRGLAEMVRVLKPGGVGVVWDLLRGSEYAQRLREMRMENVRLSDPVTAYMVGSHIVSFRKPMEQKQPLPQPLFHDPHWAADMC from the coding sequence ATGGGGAAGACCGGTGACCgggattggatgcagatctacgcCATCTACGGCACGGATAGGTGGCAAACGGTGGCGTTCCTAGCCCTACACGCGACCCTCTTCGCCGCCatcgctctcctcctcctcctccgcttcccCTCCTCCCTCGCCTTCCTCCGCTCCCTCCTCCCTGCCGCCGTCCCCCTCACCGCCCTTCGCTTCCTCGCCGGACTCGCCGGCTCTACCGCTGCGCTCTCCGCCCTCTGCCTCCTCTACGCTGCCGGCAGTGTGCTCCACTCCTCCCTGGCTCTCCGCTGGGAGATGGCCCAGCGGATGGTCGCCGCCGTCCCGGACTGGTCGGCGGTCCGCACGGCCCTCGACGTCGGCTGCGGCCGGGGCATCCTTCTCAACGCCGTCGCCATGCAGATGAAGAAGGAGGGCTCCGGCGGCCGGGTGGTGGGCCTCGACCGGCGGAGGGAGACGGCGGTGGAGGCGCTTCGCCGGGCTGGGGCGGAAGGGGTGCAGGAGTACGTCACGTGCAGAGAGGGCGACGCCAGGAGGCTGCCCTTTGCGGATGGCTACTTCGACGTCGTGGTGTCGGCGAGCGGGCTGGGGGCAGCGGCGGCCGAGGAGAGGGGGCGGGGGCTGGCGGAGATGGTTAGGGTGCTGAAGCCCGGCGGAGTGGGAGTGGTGTGGGACCTGTTACGCGGGTCCGAGTACGCGCAGAGGTTGCGGGAGATGCGGATGGAGAACGTCCGCCTATCCGATCCGGTAACGGCCTACATGGTGGGCAGCCACATCGTCTCCTTCCGAAAGCCCATGGAACAAaaacagcccttgccgcagccgctCTTCCATGACCCGCACTGGGCCGCCGACATGTGCTGA
- the LOC103996805 gene encoding uncharacterized protein LOC103996805, which translates to MALSSSPLRPISLCASPFRGRQTKPPSVIPSIRASSSSDVPVPDFLSSDWLESRRKRPFGPRLEFSAEEAVKWQLDALKYNDQPRQDYGIEVMYRFAGFDPFERSTYFGPFFDLGQFERFRRIFHHSTYRVLLGHKERRILSSLWVEEHAKTIYSALLFHGTHAPQKNRFKQRVWIQGSRPEEEEIFQFTMVQRIGGSWDGYWLTESLLHDGDGFSD; encoded by the exons ATGGCGCTATCGTCGTCCCCGCTTCGACCGATCTCTCTGTGCGCGAGTCCCTTTCGCGGCCGCCAGACCAAACCCCCATCTGTGATTCCATCCATCAGAGCTTCGTCTTCCTCGGACGTCCCCGTTCCCGACTTCCTCTCCTCCGATTG GCTTGAATCCCGCAGGAAAAGACCTTTTGGCCCTAGGCTGGAA TTTAGTGCAGAAGAAGCGGTAAAATGGCAGCTTGATGCATTAAAATACAATGATCAACCTCGTCAAGACTATGGGATAGAGGTCATGTACAGG TTTGCTGGATTTGATCCTTTTGAAAGGTCAACCTATTTTGGACCATTCTTTGACCTAGGACAG TTTGAACGCTTTCGACGAATATTTCACCATTCGACTTACCGGGTCTTGCTTGGTCACAAGGAAAGGAGAATCTTGAGCAGTTTGTGGGTTGAAGAG CATGCCAAAACAATTTACTCTGCCTTGTTATTTCATGGCACACATGCACCCCAAAAGAACCGATTTAAGCAAAGAGTATGGATACAAGGCTCTCGCCCAGAGGAGGAAGAGATCTTTCAATTTACAATGGTTCAG AGGATAGGTGGTTCCTGGGATGGTTACTGGTTAACCGAGAGCTTGCTTCATGATGGGGATGGATTTTCAG aTTAG